The DNA segment AGAAAAGTCAGAACTTTGATTGCCGGGAAGAGAAATTCAAACTTCAATTTCAGGACACTTGCACCcaaaaccaatcaatcaacAGGTAAACAGTTTAGACAACCATAATTGAACAGGAAAATCCCTAATCCCCTCTATAAACTAAGAATAAATatgaagaatgaaaagatgGGGAAAACATTGCAGATACATATATTGGGCTTAGTCAGGTTATATACAAAAACTAATGTCAATTCATCAAAGGAGCTAAGTTATTTGCAAATCTGGATGGAAAAAACTAATGTCAACGTCATATTAGAGAGTCACATCAAATTACCATTTCCAATGGAACTGCAGCAATTCGAGTCTCATAAATTAATCCTGGCCTCAGAATTACTCCTGAAAAAGGCATGTGATAGTCCAATCATGTATGAGCATAATACTCCATAATTCCAAGAATGAGTTACTTCACTTTTTTTCTCCTTGTTAGATGGAAAACTTAACTTTCTTCATCCCTTGTACTATGGAAACATCTTTGCAATAGCTAGTAAAGAGAGATTAAAAAACAAGCGAAATGAACAGTGTCCCCTATTATCAACTAGGATAGCAAACACATTACAAgccaaaagataaaatttaccaACTTCTAAAACTAGTCTAGATTTAATTCAGACCTCCTAGGAATCAATGTAAGAGACTGAATATGTACCTCCAAATGGAAATCTGGTCAGAAGCTCTGTTTCCGCAGCTCTCTGCATCAATTAAGCCACTATATAAAAATTTCACGAGattataatagaaaatatttcagTGTCAActttacaattttttctttcatagaaGTAGAAGCATGTATACATGATAAAGATTGCAGCCCAAAGAGAGAGAATTCAGAACATCACAAAGACAATAACTGATGACTGAAGAAGTTAATTATAACTATTAGCAGTGACAAGAAGAAAACCGGCCAATCACATATTGAATActgtaaattttaaatgattaacaAGTCAAAACTATTGAAGAGTTAATGTACCCACAACACAAGatgttaaaaattgattataCTCCTCCATCACATATTTCCTGGCAAAGTTCATCAACTACTGATTCATTCCTCAAAATACCCTCACGATAAAAGAGTTGGACATATTACCTTTCCTATATTACAGCCCTGCAGTAAGTAATTAACTACACCAAAGTCAGCAGTAGAGATATAGACAAATCTTTTAACACCTGTGGGACCAAGGACAAATTATCCAACAATAAGTGCCAAAGAACTCTACAGGAGGAAACAATAACTAATACATCGCTGGACAACAAAAtcaattccatttttttttaaaaaaaaaataaatcttgtAAACTGATGAACAGAAAATAGTTTCCAATAAATCAACTCACTGGCTAAATATCACCCTCAATAATTTAGAATAGGAGACAAAATAAATTCATGTTAGAATTCATTCACCAAAACACCAGTTTCTGTCATTAGACTCGTTCCATTTTCcacaacaaataaatatatagacATATTGGCAAAGGAAAAGCATAACAGAGACAAGACAACTGCCCTATTAGGTCTACAATTACATGAAATGAAGCAACATTCTATACACCTATCATGTCCCAAATTGGAAAACTATGCCAAAAAACATACAAGAATAGTATCTGAATATTGCACTATTTCTTTGCCAGAGAGACAGAAATTTATAACTGAAAAGCTCATACACATGATAATAAGTGCTAGAGGCTTCACAGAACAGAAAGCTTATAATTATGTTACACTAATGGGACAACAATTTCTAGCATATTATCCTATTTCAATGCCTTGTATGGCTTGACAACAGTCTTCCTCATTTGACAAGTTAAAACCAAGTATAGCAAGTCCATAAacatataaaaactaaacctgAAGTTGTGGCCTGAATTGCTACACCAACTCTTTCTTATAATAAGGTGGACAATTGTGACAGGCTGACAGCAACCTaagaaaacttcttttcccccacTGACAGTACCATCCATCCTTTTCCCATCATTCCTCTTAGCCACTGTtagtttatttcttataatttgtaGTAACTTTTgattaaagtttttaaaaccaGACCAGACCGACCAGTTCAACCGGGGTCCAGAGACTCTAAAAAACTGGAACATCTCTGAACCGGTGGGAACCGGTATAGAAAACTAGGGTTGAACCGGtctttttaagataaatacAAATACATTCCTAAATATTTCACATAAGtatcaaatattttctcaattattattattttttatcttatgaaacatataatttaatcatttatactaatttataattttttagatcctaaatttttaattatatattacttgattacttcaaatattatataatattgaaaaatataaaaccgGTTCAACCACAGTTTAACTACAGTCGAACCATCGAACCTTAAACCAATGCCTTCACCAGTTCAATCACTGGTTCAGTTTTAAAAACATTGCTTTTAATAGATTAATTGTCCTGTGTCAATCATTAGACAACAGGAGATATATTTTAGTTTAGGACAGCATTGACTCCTTTCATTACTTTTTCTCGGGGGTTCTCAAAATTATCCAGATAGAAGATTTGTGCTGTATTTGTACTTCTATGGCTATAACTACCTCATGACTGTATCTGGACAGGGGTGGCTAGAAATCTATCAGGGGAAAAACAGACTTGTTGCTCTGCAAGCTCTTACACTGCAATACTGACACAGATAAGGATATATTGAGCTGATATATTGACTCAGGTAAATAATAATCccaaaaaattaacaagtttTCAGTATGAGTTTACAATTTTGGCACTTCCATTTGAAAATTTTTGGGAGTATAGAATGCTTTTGgtaagaaaatgttttctcaaaGACAACTGTATGAATCTGTATCTGTGATTCCCCTAAAGTGGATTGAACAGTTAACCCCTGTCGCCTATACGTTTGTGGAAgactaaattatattaatgcTGCATATAACAGTCTCCTAGACTGGTATTAGTGGAGAACTTGTGAATTCCAACACCATCAAGTATCAAGATGTTGTGATTTCAACAAGCCTAACATTAGCAtggaaatttgtattttttttaatctttaaaaggGATTATATATTTCAGTCAAAATTAAGCTGTCAGTcaattgaacaattttttttccaaatttttgTTAAGCCTAGTCTTATCATTTGATCTATTCAACAAATCCCACTTGGTGGAATAAGGCTCAGTTGCAGTTGTTATAAGCTCAAAAAGAAAGATTAGTATGGGCAATGCCCTGGCTACTCCAAGCAGtagaactaaaaaataatgatggtGACATTTGAAAAATTGGATTCAAAAGAATATGTATGAAATGTGAATTCCTCAATTACCTTGATCTGAAGCTGCTCTAATAGCATTGATGTTGGAGCCAAAACCACTCATAAATGAGATCTTATAAAAGAAACACAAGTTAGCACCACAGGCATATCATCACAAGGGAacaaatatttacatataaaattCTGTATCCTAAGCGACAAAATTCAGACACATTAGGTTAGTTAGTGCCATGCATGCAGCATGCTTACTAAAAATCTATAATACTTTCAACCCAAATTATCTCACAGTATCACAAACACTCACATCCTTTTTTCCCTTTCAATCTGTTAGCATCAAGACTATCAAACCAAACTAAATAatcattctcatcaacattCTCTAAATTCACCAGTGATAGAGGCTAGGCTCCAACCACCTTTACCTAGCTGACCCCAAGATGGGACAAAAAATTGTGAGATATATTGCCACAGAAAACTGATAAAAGAATGGACCCTCACCAAACAAGTTCTTTAAAATCTAAAGCAACATCTTATAACTGGAAAAGaaacagaataaaaaaagaagaaagtaaaaCCAACTTGGCTTTGGGCTTTCTCTTAGCTGCAAAATATTAACCGGGCATTTAACAAACTAAAGGGAAACTTGCAACTAAATTTTTACCAGGCAATATAACAAGAGAAGGGGAAACTTACAACAGCAGTGGCCCCATTCAGATGTTTTCTCAATGTAGCAGTTGAAAAGAGATTCCCTAATTTTTAGAAGACAGTTTAGATATATTAGACTATTATAATATCCTAGAAAGATTTAGTCTACAAGAAaatgccaaaaagaaaaaaaaggcagaCCTTGATACCAAGCAAAATTCCTAGCCCAGGAATCATGCAGGGATGACCTACCATCATCCCTGTGAATGACAACGCAGATACATTACAAGAAGAAAagtgttaaataataaatatgaaaagcAGGTAACAATGAAGTGTTTCCAATACAAAAAGCATGATAGATAGAAAGTTGcacaaataccaaaaaaaaaaaaaaaaacctggtAGGACTCCCAGCACACATGCCACGATTTTGGGCTTCCATAAGAATGTtgattccaacaaaaaaattgcCTCCAAACACAACCAACTTTAATAACATTCAACACAAGTTATAGGTTAGAAAACGCATATACAAAATGTTTCACATACGGTTATGTTGATAGAAGACCTTTTCCGTTGGGGGTGGAGGCACATTTACAGTCTCTGCTTCTTCAACTTTAAAGGGTTCATGAACTTTGTTAGAATCTGTGCAGAGATTTCTCCCGCTGATTGACACTACCGTGGCACTGCaacataagaaaaagaaaaaagagaaaacacgATGCAATGACCTAATGAGTAATCTACAAATCATGAAGACAATCAACATAAAATTCAAATCACATTTGTACTGAACTTGACAGTGAGttccataaataaataattaaatattaaactcaTGACACACTTAATTTGCACCGGCTATCCTCCACATAGCATATTATGCGCAACACTGTagttaccaaaaataaaaaaatatatatataaaaagtcaTAATATGTGtatatgaatataaaatcaatatatttaacAACAAGCACACGTCGAATTGAGCATAGAACGAAAAACTACACGCTAACGGAACATAACGCTAACAGACAGCATACTTGATCCTGAAAATGGAAGGCGTGGAATGGATCAAGCGCGAAAGCACTGTCCTCATTTTCTCTGTTGAGCTTTGGAATTTTCTTTACGAGACGAAGCTTGTAGGGTTAGGAACGGCGGAAaagaatagagagagagagtcaaGTAACTGGGAAGTGACTTTATTCTAATAGCCGCGTGACATGAGCCTTCGCATTCGCCCAGAATACAGGAACAAACTTGGAATGGGCACCAGGCGCAACCACGTAAGCCCAATTCTGTTCAAACAATCTAGTTCCGGGTGTTACTAGGAGCACCCAGAATTTTTTTCTGGGGCACCCAAAAACATAGTGGAAGAATAAAACAATGAGTAAATAGAcgttataaataaatagtattgctatatataaaactaatccCGTGTTTAAGAAGGCCTCAAGAATTTCGAGCGAACCTAGCCAGCAAAAGTTGATGGAATTTGGACTCAAAAGAATGGGGGTGCAATTCTAGACTATAGTTGCTTTTGGTCAAAACTAACGCTAAACAATCTTTTGGCtgatttcaatttaatattGGAATAAATTTCCTCTTCTACAAAAGTAATTTTGAGAAGTAAATGATAATTGTCTTCATATCTCATCTTAATGCAGATGACTGTGCTTTGTCAGAGAGTGCTGAAGAGTGTTTTGCAAATGGTATGGACTCATTTGTGTCAAAACCTGTGACTTTCCAAAAACTGAAAGAATGTATTGAACAATACCTTGTAAATTTCAGCTAGTGTGTATAAaagaacatataaaataaaagcctAGGAAAGTTTTGTAATGAATGCATGATGTTCTCCAACTTTGTTATTGCCTACCTTAGGTTGTATAGatctacaatatttttttcatctcctCAAAATTTTCAGTATATATTTATGAAGGGAGTGCAGGAATCTCctctaataattaatatctGGTACCTAGGATTATATATAATGATCAGAGTGATACACAAAATTTAATTAGGAGacatttttaaaagtttctAAAATGTTATTTCAACAACCTATTATATAAATTCACAAGTTAAAAATGACACCTATTTGGTTAATTAAGTGTATATATAAGaagatttaatcttttttacgaatatttttaacttattataaTGAAACTTATCAAATTAATTGCAACAAACTTATTAATGATTAGTACTTACCATATAAGCTAAGTTCttaaatacttaattatttgttcacacaaattaaaacattcatagtataaaaataatatagttgaTTCCAACTattttgagtttgaattttgaaatataactaTGTTCAATAGTTGAAGATCATCATCTATAATAATCTTATTCAACTTGAGTATGATTTACTTCTATAAAagatatatgttttttatttttataatacacgttttaaaaaaattatatcaaattaaagtaatattttcctttatatagttattaattcaatgaagttttaaatttatctcGTTTTTTATAACTgataacttaaatttatttaatcgacatttatgatttatttttaaatatttatattttcagataagtaaatatttataatttttaaatatttaaatgtctTTCGTCCGTCTCATCAcctcatttaattatttagctcttaatttttttaattttcaaattatatataattattacctttttttttgaaaatataaatacatgaaaataaacattttcttgtttcgttattttgaaaatcaacgCAAAATGTAATAATAAGACGTGTGTATTAACAACAATGCAACCCTTAAGGTTGTGACAGGGGGGCAAAGTGGTGCTTCGTACTTGCTCGTTACGAAGAGAATAGCAACCACCAACAAAACATTGCGTGTATCGTTTGATATTCGCTCTCAACATAGATTGCTATTCTCTCATTGAATGTGATTTTTGCTCCTTCTAGGAGTGGAACATTGGCTAGTGAAAACCCACCTAAAGTTCCTCCTCTAACCAACTCATTTCTGATCAATGCAGTGAGCCTGAGTTTGATTAATCTCCACTATGTTCAACGCTGTTGAGTCCTCAAAGTCCTTAACATTTTTGTCTATGTTGCTGTCTATCAACAACCTTACTGCCTACAAAGCATATCAAAAGCACCATATTGAAATtaacctatgattttttttggttcATATTAATCCATGATTAAATAAACTAACCTAGAAATTGTTAATCCAAGTAAAACTAGGTTTCgtctctttaaataaaattttaaatttgagtcttttgaataaaaaaaatatgattaaaaaaaaatcctactaaaCAGTCAAATTCTCTAACGAAGATTTTAAGTAAAACCAGTGATATTTGACACCAATgtcataatgaaaaaaaaatctaaaacttaTAAAAAGGGTCATTAAAGCTAATTTTGTAAACCCAAATTAAATAAGCTCATGTCTTttaaaaacattctttttttctttgaagtaAAATATAAGAATCGAAAGATATGCCTCATGACTGTGGGAAGCCTTTGAGAACTGAAAGATGGAGAGCGGTGTTGCCTACTTCATCTTGCCAATTTAAAACCCTTTTTTCCCGGTCCTCAGCAAGTCTTTGGCAATTTCTCTGAAGCCATCCAACCAAGACCTCCAAGGCCTTAAACTGATCATATTTCACAGCAATGTGCAACGCAGTCTCACTTCGGACGGTCACATCTTCAATGGAACCAGGGCAAGCCGACAAGAACTTAGCCACAAGATCAGTTCTCCCAGTTTGAGTAGCAATATGCAAAGGAGTGAGACCTTCCCTCCCTTTGACTCTAACAAGGTCCTTGTTGATGTCCACAAAGCGACACACCATTCTGTAATGCTTGTTCTGCAAGGCAAGGTGCATGGGGCTAAGGCCACATTGATTCAGCTTCCATACAGATGAAGGTTTGAGTCTCATGATCTCAGTGGCGAAACTTGCATGCTCAGCAGCGGCTGCAACATGCAAAGGAGTATCAACAAATGGCATGAAATCTGTGTGCTCCAACACATATGGTTGCATCTAAATTAGTTTGTAGAGCAGGTCTATGTCACCGACTTGCGCAGCTGAAATTAATGAGTCAATCATGATGATAATTTAAGtgtaaaagaaggaaaaagagaggattGTTACGTATACATGGAAAAGCTAGTGTTTTAATGGTCCTGTTATAGCAATTTGCGGCCTCCTTGGACCATATATGGTCAACATGTACACCAACCGCATGATAGTTGTTTCTTGCTTTCGtacataattaattacttattttctCAGCGTGTTTCTAGAATTGTTTCTTTCTACTTTCAAGGTTATCAACTTACAATTCTTTActatttcctttcattttccCGTACCTTAGTCAGCTGTGAAAGGGtgaatctttcttcttcttcgctTCCGATGGTATACAAGGAAATTGGTTGTTAAACtgaccttttttgtttttgtggtaGTCAGAGTATCAACTAAAAAATGATGTATATTGTTCAATTTtctaataaatcaaaatcaatatcaactactacttaacttaattttattttgttaaagtcCTTTACTTTGCTCCAGTCCAGCCATATGCACTGTTGTGTTCATACTGCGGGTCTTCCAAAGACTGTTACTTGTAGTACAGTGCCCTAATTATGCGAACGTAGAAAATTGCTtgacttacaattttttttttaaaacacttgaGATTTCATCATAGTTATTATCTAGGGACCATTGAATTTcagttgattaaaattataatatgatctaaattaaataaaaataaatgtatttattctttttccttctttttttaattgtttatgcTTCCGCATGTACTTTGCCAATTGTAAACTAAGGTTAAGTTTTTGGATGGAAAGAGTGAGATTAAGTCTTGATCATTTACTAATAGTCTACCTTACTCAATGGAGTAGTTGAATCAATGGACTCGggctaaaaaaaactaacaaattaacaactaataaaaaaaattcttgatgtattgtgaaattaaaaaaattggaaaggtAGATCTATGGCTACATGCACGCACGCACTTTCAGATTTTATTCTTTCAAGGATTTGGTATGGAGAAATATTCTCAGTTTAACAATAATAGTAAAACACGGATATTCAGAAGCAAATCGCCCCAAATTAGATTTAcccagaaaacaaaagaaagataatTCTAGTTTGATTTATTCTGACAGTAAACGTTGTATTCCATTGGCGTCAATGATCCCCGGGGGAAATACAGGATCAGTAGCCGTAGCAGCTGTAACAGCAACTTTTGCCACCGCATCAGGAGGTGTCAACAGAGGCCCAACAAATGGGATATGGTTCGATGGTTTAGCAACTCGGAGAACCTACAACACTCAAGTGaattacagtaaaaaaaaacataggaaACGACAAATTTGGGGCGATTTTTAAGCTGATATTCAGGACAAATATttagacattaaaaaaaaaactaataaaagtaaaatgagCTATGCCATGAATGTATACCGCAAACAAACAAATACTCAAGAAAAGTCAGAACTTTGATTGCCGGGAAGAGAAATTCAAACTTCAATTTCAGGACACTTGCACCcaaaaccaatcaatcaacAGGTAAACAGTTTAGACAACCATAA comes from the Glycine soja cultivar W05 chromosome 6, ASM419377v2, whole genome shotgun sequence genome and includes:
- the LOC114414891 gene encoding ankyrin repeat-containing protein BDA1-like, with product MQPYVLEHTDFMPFVDTPLHVAAAAEHASFATEIMRLKPSSVWKLNQCGLSPMHLALQNKHYRMVCRFVDINKDLVRVKGREGLTPLHIATQTGRTDLVAKFLSACPGSIEDVTVRSETALHIAVKYDQFKALEVLVGWLQRNCQRLAEDREKRVLNWQDEVGNTALHLSVLKGFPQS
- the LOC114414890 gene encoding uncharacterized protein At1g32220, chloroplastic-like; protein product: MRTVLSRLIHSTPSIFRINATVVSISGRNLCTDSNKVHEPFKVEEAETVNVPPPPTEKLVVFGGNFFVGINILMEAQNRGMCAGSPTRDDGRSSLHDSWARNFAWYQGNLFSTATLRKHLNGATAVISFMSGFGSNINAIRAASDQGVKRFVYISTADFGVVNYLLQGCNIGKRAAETELLTRFPFGGVILRPGLIYETRIAAVPLEMVLRVAKQSNHIPLVGPPLTPPDAVAKVAVTAATATDPVFPPGIIDANGIQRLLSE